One window from the genome of Lachancea thermotolerans CBS 6340 chromosome B complete sequence encodes:
- the ALG9 gene encoding dolichyl-P-Man:Man(6)GlcNAc(2)-PP-dolichol alpha-1,2-mannosyltransferase (similar to uniprot|P53868 Saccharomyces cerevisiae YNL219C ALG9 catalyzes the transfer of mannose from Dol-P-Man to lipid-linked oligosaccharides mannosyltransferase), producing MNSNWTSVILFGAFVACRFYLQPTYSLISDCDETFNYWEPLNFLLRGFGKQTWEYSPEYSIRSWAFLIPLYSVLNPSMRILEAFHLPMFNLFYIARFFLGLFSLVMEWLFFEEIKSTLSTQTATFWLFFQVFNPGWFHASVELLPSSFAMISLLGSLKFTLRYLSTGAQDAFVKALLFNFVGGILGWPFVMILSVPLVVHYIFSHRILNTLKAGISAASRLAVVTAVVFAVDSMFYGKFTPVAWNIVMYNVIGANEKSGPNIFGVEPWYYYIFSLLLNIPLPVLLGSIVGLSNLRLWPVWGALATWLTVFLLQPHKEERFLYPIYGFVTLASSVGFSSFWRKWSGSKLTRNTVFLILLCSTASQALLRMFALVQNYKAPLDVYSHLPEASGPQTVCVGREWFHFPASMFLPDNYRLGFVPSGFDGLLPGDFKETDSILNSIRDKPVGMNNQNLFDSSKLVVTEQCDYFVDFMLHSDNEKDAFDPTNLPQGWKKLYSALFVDAPESKFFGRALLLPEGLTRLIPQQLQSRWSKIYQVKYLEYCIFERHREEV from the coding sequence ATGAACTCTAATTGGACATCTGTAATTCTTTTCGGAGCTTTCGTCGCTTGCCGCTTCTACTTGCAACCTACCTACTCGCTAATTTCAGACTGCGATGAGACCTTCAACTACTGGGAACCGCTTAACTTCTTACTTCGTGGTTTTGGAAAGCAGACATGGGAGTACTCCCCAGAATACTCAATCCGTTCATGGGCATTCTTGATACCTTTGTACAGTGTACTGAACCCCTCCATGAGAATTCTGGAGGCTTTCCACCTTCCGATGTTTAACTTGTTTTACATTGCCAGGTTCTTTCTCGGGTTGTTCAGCCTTGTCATGGAATGGctttttttcgaagagaTAAAGTCTACTCTCTCCACTCAAACTGCCACGttttggctcttcttccaggTTTTTAATCCCGGATGGTTTCATGCGTCAGTTGAATTGCtgccttcttcatttgCTATGATTTCGTTACTAGGATCCCTGAAATTTACACTGCGATACTTATCTACAGGCGCCCAGGATGCTTTTGTGAAGGCACTCCTGTTCAACTTCGTTGGTGGCATACTTGGTTGGCCCTTCGTTATGATTCTGAGTGTTCCCCTAGTGGTGCACTACATTTTCAGTCACAGAATTTTGAATACGCTCAAAGCGGGAATCTCTGCCGCTTCAAGACTAGCAGTTGTAACAGCTGTGGTATTTGCAGTTGACTCTATGTTTTATGGGAAATTTACGCCTGTTGCATGGAATATTGTGATGTACAATGTAATTGGCGCGAATGAAAAGAGCGGGCCAAATATCTTCGGAGTTGAGCCTTGGTACTACTATATTTTTAGCCTGTTGCTCAATATCCCTCTCCCTGTACTTTTAGGGTCAATAGTTGGGCTTTCAAACTTGCGGTTGTGGCCAGTTTGGGGCGCTCTTGCTACGTGGCTGACTGTCTTTTTACTGCAGCCTCACAAAGAAGAACGGTTTTTGTATCCAATTTACGGTTTCGTGACGCTAGCATCAAGTGTTGGCTTttcgagtttttggaggaaaTGGAGCGGATCAAAGCTGACGCGAAACactgttttcttgattcTATTGTGTTCAACAGCGAGTCAAGCCCTCCTACGCATGTTCGCATTAGTCCAAAACTACAAAGCTCCTTTGGACGTATACTCACATCTTCCCGAAGCCTCAGGCCCTCAGACCGTATGCGTGGGTCGTGAATGGTTCCACTTTCCAGCCTCAATGTTCCTGCCTGATAACTACAGGCTCGGTTTTGTTCCATCGGGCTTCGATGGCTTGCTACCTGGcgacttcaaagaaacagatAGTATTTTGAACAGTATAAGAGACAAGCCAGTAGGTATGAATAACCAAAACTTGTTTGACTCTTCCAAACTGGTGGTGACAGAACAGTGTGACTATTTTGTGGACTTCATGCTGCACAGCGACAACGAAAAAGACGCGTTTGATCCTACAAACCTGCCGCAGGGATGGAAAAAGCTCTACAGCGCTCTTTTTGTAGACGCGCCTGAATCCAAATTCTTTGGCCGAGCACTGCTACTCCCAGAGGGCTTGACGAGACTGATCCCACAACAGCTGCAGTCGCGCTGGAGTAAGATTTATCAAGTGAAGTACCTGGAATACTGCATATTTGAGAGGCACAGAGAAGAGGTTTAA
- the ADE12 gene encoding adenylosuccinate synthase (highly similar to uniprot|P80210 Saccharomyces cerevisiae YNL220W ADE12 Adenylosuccinate synthase catalyzes the first committed step in the 'de novo' biosynthesis of adenosine), whose protein sequence is MVNVVLGSQWGDEGKGKLVDLLVGKYDIVARAAGGNNAGHTIVVKGVKYDFHMLPSGLVNPNCQNLIGNGVVMHVPSFFAELEQLEAKGLTDARERLFISSRAHLVFDFHQRTDKLREAELSGASTDGKNIGTTGKGIGPTYATKASRSGLRVHHLVNDEPGAWEEFETKYRRLVQTRQQRYGDFEYDADAELARYKKYREELKPFVVDSVVFMHNAIRDNKKILVEGANALMLDIDFGTYPYVTSSNTGIGGVCTGLGLPPRVIDEVYGVVKAYTTRVGEGPFPTEQLNESGEKLQNIGAEFGVTTGRKRRCGWLDLVVLKYSTLINGYTSLNITKLDVLDTFKEIPVGVSYTLRGKKLDLFPEDLNVLGKVDVEYVTLPGWEQDITKITEYEDLPENAKKYLKFIEDFVGVPIEWVGTGPARESMVYKQVSK, encoded by the coding sequence atgGTTAACGTGGTCTTAGGGTCACAATGGGGTGACGAAGGCAAAGGCAAACTGGTGGACCTGTTGGTTGGCAAATACGACATCGTGGCCAGAGCCGCTGGCGGGAACAACGCGGGCCATACGATCGTGGTCAAAGGCGTGAAGTACGACTTCCACATGCTGCCATCCGGGCTGGTTAACCCCAACTGCCAGAACTTAATCGGTAACGGTGTTGTGATGCACGTGCCGTCGTTTTTCGcggagctggagcagctggaggCCAAGGGCCTGACAGACGCGCGCGAGCGCCTGTTCATCTCGTCGCGTGCGCACCTGGTGTTCGACTTCCACCAGCGCACTGACAAGCTGCGCGAGGCCGAGCTTTCTGGCGCCTCCACGGACGGCAAGAACATCGGAACCACGGGCAAGGGTATCGGCCCCACCTACGCGACCAAGGCTTCGCGTTCGGGCCTGCGTGTACACCACCTGGTCAACGACGAGCCCGGCGCGTGGGAGGAGTTCGAGACTAAGTACCGCCGTCTGGTGCAGACCCGTCAGCAGCGTTACGGTGACTTCGAGTACGATGCTGACGCCGAGCTAGCGCGCTACAAGAAGTACCGCGAGGAGCTCAAGCCCTTCGTTGTCGACTCCGTCGTTTTCATGCACAACGCCATCCGCgacaacaagaagatccTTGTCGAGGGCGCCAACGCTCTGATGCTCGACATCGACTTTGGTACCTACCCATACGTGACTTCCTCGAACACGGGTATCGGCGGTGTCTGTACGGGTCTAGGTCTTCCTCCTCGCGTCATCGACGAGGTCTACGGTGTTGTTAAGGCCTACACCACCCGTGTCGGCGAAGGTCCATTCCCTACCGAGCAGCTCAACGAGTCTGGtgagaagctgcaaaaCATTGGTGCCGAATTCGGTGTTACCACAGGCCGTAAGCGTCGTTGTGGTTGGCTAGATCTGGTGGTTTTGAAATACTCCACCCTCATCAACGGTTACACAAGCTTAAACATCACCAAGCTCGACGTCTTGGATACCTTCAAGGAGATCCCCGTCGGTGTATCATACACCCTCAGaggcaagaagcttgattTGTTCCCAGAAGACCTAAATGTCTTGGGGAAGGTCGACGTGGAATACGTCACCTTGCCAGGTTGGGAGCAGGACATTACCAAGATCACCGAGTATGAGGACTTGCCTGAAAATGCCAAGAAATACCTGAAGTTTATTGAAGACTTTGTTGGTGTTCCTATTGAATGGGTCGGTACCGGTCCCGCCCGTGAGAGCATGGTGTATAAGCAAGTCTCCAAATAA
- a CDS encoding KLTH0B08140p (similar to uniprot|P32837 Saccharomyces cerevisiae YDL210W UGA4 Permease that serves as a gamma- aminobutyrate (GABA) transport protein involved in the utilization of GABA as a nitrogen source catalyzes the transport of putrescine and delta-aminolevulinic acid (ALA) localized to the vacuolar membrane): MEKAQAVANSTDVSSSLEQAVGDIHQIGSLRTITSKRAGEVNFIDAKRAHGDAELLAEIGYKQELNRHFSTVQVFGVAFSIMGLLPSIASVLAIGMPGGMVSLVWGWFIAGIFILAVGCGMSELASAIPTSGGLYYYTYYYAPQKYKAFFSFVIGYSNSLALVSGLCSITYGLAEEILSIVVVSKDGDFTITNGKTYGVFVAGIAATTVVTSIATVAVSKLQTVSILANVGLIVLFFIVLPIGVANTKGLDFNDGSFIFGKWLNETTWPDGWQFMLAGLQPAIWTIGAFDSCIHMSEEAKNATKAVPLGIISSISVCWILGFLICIVMAACMGPDIDAILGSSFGSPLPQILYNALGKKWTIAIMTLIAACQFLMGCSILTAISRQIWAFARDDGLMFSKYIKVVNKKLSSPLRATWFGAVCALVIGLLCLIGGTASNALFSLGIGGNYLAWMAPNLLRMTTGKDLFRPGAFYMGKTWSPIVNWTAIVFQIFILIMIMFPAESKGITPDAMNYTVVICGGVWIGSMIYFFVYKKKAFNGPKSNLSDDEYVDAVGQDVIDQILSHQKSG; encoded by the coding sequence ATGGAAAAAGCCCAGGCGGTAGCAAACAGCACAGATGTCAGCTCATCACTTGAGCAGGCAGTTGGCGATATTCACCAAATAGGGTCTTTGAGAACCATCACGTCGAAAAGGGCTGGTGAGGTCAACTTCATTGACGCAAAGCGTGCGCACGGCGACGCAGAGCTTCTGGCAGAAATCGGTTACAAACAGGAACTGAACAGGCACTTCAGCACTGTGCAGGTGTTCGGTGTAGCATTTTCGATCATGGGTCTGCTCCCTAGCATTGCGTCCGTGTTGGCAATCGGCATGCCAGGAGGCATGGTATCCCTAGTATGGGGATGGTTCATCGCAggcatcttcatcttggcCGTCGGGTGCGGGATGTCCGAGCTGGCATCGGCTATTCCAACCTCCGGTGGGCTTTACTACTACACATATTACTACGCGCCTCAGAAATACAAGGCATTTTTTAGTTTTGTGATCGGCTACTCAAACTCGCTGGCGCTTGTCTCGGGTCTGTGTTCTATCACTTATGGTCTGGCAGAAGAAATCTTATCGATCGTGGTTGTTTCCAAGGATGGCGACTTTACGATTACGAACGGCAAGACGTATGGAGTGTTCGTGGCTGGCATTGCAGCAACCACAGTCGTCACCTCTATCGCCACTGTCGCGGTGTCGAAGCTACAAACGGTAAGTATTCTGGCCAATGTGGGCTTGATtgtgctcttcttcattgtGCTGCCCATTGGCGTGGCGAACACAAAGGGTCTCGATTTTAACGACGGGTCCTTCATTTTTGGAAAGTGGCTAAACGAGACAACCTGGCCAGACGGATGGCAATTCATGCTGGCTGGTCTCCAGCCCGCTATTTGGACCATTGGCGCCTTTGACTCCTGTATCCACATGTCcgaagaagccaagaatGCCACCAAGGCTGTGCCTTTGGGTATTATCTCGTCTATCAGTGTCTGCTGGATTTTGGGCTTCCTAATCTGTATCGTTATGGCAGCCTGCATGGGCCCTGACATTGACGCTATCTTAGGGAGTTCATTCGGCTCTCCGCTACCCCAGATCCTGTACAACGCGCTTGGAAAGAAATGGACGATTGCCATCATGACCTTGATCGCTGCGTGCCAGTTTTTGATGGGATGCTCGATCTTGACTGCCATCTCTAGACAAATCTGGGCATTTGCGCGTGATGACGGTCTGATGTTCTCTAAGTACATCAAGGTGGttaacaaaaagctttcctcTCCTCTAAGGGCCACTTGGTTCGGAGCCGTGTGCGCGCTTGTCATCGGGTTACTGTGCCTGATCGGAGGTACTGCCTCGAACGCCCTGTTCTCCCTGGGTATCGGGGGCAACTATCTCGCGTGGATGGCTCCTAATCTATTGAGAATGACTACGGGCAAGGACCTGTTCAGACCGGGCGCTTTCTACATGGGGAAGACGTGGTCTCCAATTGTGAACTGGACCGCCATTGTTTTCCAGATCTTCATTCTGATCATGATCATGTTCCCCGCGGAAAGCAAGGGCATCACGCCGGACGCCATGAACTACACTGTAGTTATTTGTGGCGGCGTGTGGATCGGAAGCATGATCTACTTTTTCGTgtacaaaaagaaggcctTCAATGGTCCGAAGTCGAATCTCAGCGACGATGAGTATGTGGATGCCGTGGGTCAAGACGTCATCGACCAGATTTTGTCGCATCAGAAAAGCGGCTAG
- the POP1 gene encoding ribonuclease P/MRP protein subunit POP1 (similar to uniprot|P41812 Saccharomyces cerevisiae YNL221C POP1 Subunit of both RNase MRP which cleaves pre-rRNA and nuclear RNase P which cleaves tRNA precursors to generate mature 5' ends binds to the RPR1 RNA subunit in Rnase P) has protein sequence MSGKKPRSQNQLYRRRKVQDARNIRTEALKSGAQASQELSESGGMMRVPEFMASREFEVKQLQVAMHKSKSASSTRVFQSLPRKLRRRTASHNVKRIPKRLRNRALREMQKSDQAVTRGTEKPSRQRRSGLTAKQLYKARMTVKLLRLAARSKSMKLALPAQVTGSQTKLRQRIRALQKTLRAEAKPGTAQLRNNQMGSYDCTGIGKLAPRPVGRIKYMKRQRVFTWLPTHVWNAKRSHMLKRWGYQMPWSPTQKCFKLTHRIGGNTAASDGALCCDSSYMGTMIVASADTEALRLLAHQLTNKRATLPKYRVSGHWFEGLIYDENAEAVGPGEILWISSNKLLLRLHPAIYSRVFEQISLANSEKKFVIQDCRFSIGSITLSGGKSLNALSQVLRSTTASKSYNQFKTVAYVTDTNVLPQRTVFAFEAIDPRHLSNPRALPKANINANDVLKLQAEYPREEIAEVLEKLCNPDKREMSYKNQQTLKQLAYRRRMLLESTARTNAIPHDSKEDPFIPIAIFKRPKQESWVVLLPWFWLLPLWYQLNRVSRVYHMGLRQLQQLSFEQRRLYFPDDYPFTQAGYDENSTFKRLSQEALWKRKPAGKRVNFDKISGIHTENPVRFPGEIGDPFSCDWRLLQVLRNGIDFLRTRDQGPIRMYDPKRTSQFDELNMRKLMYVNDIIDLYSDVQDKKLTPSALPISIFTKSVKGANSGCPQYGNSPRMQIVTTPLQVAAVSCVLQEQGHPKDFARVYAIPAQDMDYWLSIVNIKARSNGKRDHDTAQPTPGVQDLIGFVTSGTFHLGDGRGACTAFIAAQEACKSPNEYVLIRNVGTNVYRVAKWEQIAL, from the coding sequence ATGTCTGGAAAGAAGCCCAGAAGTCAGAACCAGCTATACAGACGCCGGAAGGTTCAAGATGCACGAAATATCCGGACGGAAGCACTGAAGTCGGGAGCCCAAGCGTCGCAGGAATTATCAGAGAGCGGGGGAATGATGCGAGTTCCCGAGTTTATGGCCTCGAGAGAGTTCGAGGTTAAGCAGCTGCAAGTGGCAATGCATAAATCCAAGAGCGCGTCGTCCACCAGGGTTTTTCAGTCTTTGCCTCGAAAGCTTCGGCGACGGACCGCGTCGCACAACGTAAAGCGAATTCCCAAGCGATTGCGTAATCGGGCGTTGCGCGAGATGCAGAAAAGCGACCAAGCGGTGACACGCGGTACGGAGAAGCCCTCCCGCCAGCGTCGAAGCGGGCTCACGGCGAAACAGCTGTACAAGGCGCGCATGACTGTGAAGCTGCTGCGACTAGCTGCGCGCTCAAAGAGCATGAAACTCGCGCTTCCGGCGCAAGTGACTGGATCTCAAACCAAGCTTCGTCAGCGCATCCGGGCGCTTCAGAAGACCCTTCGCGCAGAAGCAAAACCTGGCACAGCGCAGCTACGCAATAATCAGATGGGCAGTTACGATTGCACCGGAATTGGTAAATTGGCACCACGCCCTGTAGGCCGTATCAAGTATATGAAGCGTCAACGCGTCTTCACATGGCTTCCCACGCACGTTTGGAATGCCAAGCGGTCCCACATGCTCAAACGGTGGGGCTACCAGATGCCTTGGTCCCCTACGCAAAAatgcttcaagctcacgCATCGGATTGGTGGCAATACAGCAGCCTCTGATGGCGCGCTATGCTGCGACTCCAGCTACATGGGCACCATGATTGTTGCCTCCGCGGACACCGAAGCTCTGAGGCTTCTCGCGCATCAGCTCACAAATAAAAGAGCAACGCTCCCCAAGTATAGAGTTTCGGGCCACTGGTTTGAAGGTCTAATCTATGATGAAAATGCCGAAGCCGTGGGTCCGGGCGAAATTCTCTGGATCAGTTCCAATaagcttttgttgagaCTTCACCCTGCAATTTACTCGCGAGTGTTCGAGCAGATTTCTTTGGCCAACTCCGAAAAGAAGTTTGTCATCCAAGACTGTCGCTTCTCTATTGGAAGCATCACACTTAGCGGCGGGAAGTCTCTCAATGCATTATCACAAGTCTTGCGCAGCACAACTGCATCGAAGTCTTACAACCAGTTCAAGACCGTCGCATATGTTACCGATACTAACGTCCTGCCTCAAAGAACAGTATTCGCTTTCGAGGCAATTGACCCAAGACATCTTTCTAACCCTAGGGCCCTTCCAAAGGCTAACATTAATGCGAATGACGTCTTAAAGCTTCAAGCGGAGTACCCCCGGGAAGAAATAGCTGAGGTGTTGGAAAAGCTTTGTAACCCTGACAAGCGTGAGATGTCGTACAAGAACCAGCAGACGCTGAAACAGTTGGCGTACAGGCGTCGAATGCTTCTAGAGTCTACCGCGCGGACAAACGCCATTCCACATGACTCCAAAGAAGACCCATTTATTCCGATAGCTATCTTCAAACGACCAAAGCAAGAGTCTTGGGTCGTTTTGCTGCCGTGGTTTTGGCTATTGCCACTGTGGTACCAGTTGAATCGGGTCTCGAGGGTCTATCACATGGGGCTGCGCCAGCTACAACAGCTGAGCTTCGAACAGCGCAGACTGTATTTCCCGGATGACTACCCATTCACACAAGCAGGCTACGATGAAAACTCAACGTTTAAGCGTCTCTCACAGGAGGCGCTATGGAAACGCAAACCAGCTGGCAAACGCGTGAACTTCGACAAAATATCTGGAATTCATACTGAAAATCCAGTTCGCTTTCCTGGCGAGATTGGCGATCCTTTCAGTTGCGACTGGCGGCTCTTGCAAGTCCTGAGAAACGGGATTGACTTTCTACGAACTCGCGATCAAGGCCCCATTCGCATGTATGATCCCAAGCGCACCTCTCAGTTCGACGAACTAAACATGCGCAAACTAATGTACGTCAATGATATTATCGACTTGTACTCTGACGTGCAAGACAAAAAATTGACGCCCAGCGCCTTGCCTATTAGCATATTTACAAAGTCTGTCAAAGGTGCCAACTCTGGCTGCCCCCAATACGGTAACTCGCCACGCATGCAGATAGTAACAACACCACTTCAGGTTGCCGCGGTTTCGTGTGTGCTACAGGAGCAGGGTCATCCAAAGGATTTCGCCCGCGTCTACGCCATCCCTGCTCAAGACATGGATTACTGGCTATCGATTGTAAACATCAAGGCACGTTCCAATGGGAAAAGGGATCATGACAC